GCCGTCAATATACGCTGATTGCTTTGTTGCACGCTCTGCCTGCAATTATTCATATTGCTTTAATTGTCTTTTGATGATATCGTGTACCCGGTGTTTCAGTGCTTCCACATCATCCTGTGTCATCCCCTTCGTTTCGATGGGCGAATGTACAAACACTCTTGCGAATCCCGGCCTGCCATAGGTTTTCCATCCGTCCACAAATAATATCTTCCAGTTGTCAGCCATCGTAACCGGAACAACGGGCACCTGGTGTTCGATAGCCAGCCTGAATGGCCCGTTCTTGAAACGAACCAATTCAGGAGGATGCGGCCCGATCATGCCTTCAGGGTATACCACGATATTCATTCCTCCTTTCAATCGCTCTCCTGCTATCTTCATCGACTTATGTGACTCTCTTGCATTCTCACGGTTCACGGTGATATCTATGGTCTTAAAAAAAATATTGATGATGGGAAGGCTTGCCAACTCCTGCTTTCCCATAAAACACCAGTTTCGGCGGGCTACCATGGCGGACATGGGTATATCAAAATAGGAGAAATGATTTGCGCAAAAGATGTATTTC
The DNA window shown above is from Chitinophagales bacterium and carries:
- a CDS encoding 1-acyl-sn-glycerol-3-phosphate acyltransferase, which gives rise to MKIITHALKVLWAYWYFFVFTLIFLLLYPAFFITLYNRKWWKQANKLRMLWAYLLFPLTGIIPRIRYEQQLDRQQKYIFCANHFSYFDIPMSAMVARRNWCFMGKQELASLPIINIFFKTIDITVNRENARESHKSMKIAGERLKGGMNIVVYPEGMIGPHPPELVRFKNGPFRLAIEHQVPVVPVTMADNWKILFVDGWKTYGRPGFARVFVHSPIETKGMTQDDVEALKHRVHDIIKRQLKQYE